The Antechinus flavipes isolate AdamAnt ecotype Samford, QLD, Australia chromosome 5, AdamAnt_v2, whole genome shotgun sequence DNA segment TTCAACCAGCTCAGTATGCTGTGATTGAGGGGTTTCTCTGCATAAGCTCATGGGTTAGGTCCTGAGGAAGCTGGTGAGGTAAGATGTAGTCTCTGGATCATGGGGGACAATGGCCTTGGCAGCTCCCTCTGCTATATTGAATCAGTCGGGGCAAAGGAGCCGGGCTCAGCAACAAGGGTGGAGGTTCAGGTTCAGAAGGTTAGCACGAGGCTGGGCGTGAAACTTTGGGGGTTACCCCCCTCTGGGACCAGGCGTCCCCCGTCTGGGCAGGCTTGGGTGTCCCTGCTCACTGTCTGCCTTCTCTTGACAGGTTGTGACCGCTGACCACATTCAGCTCATCGTGCCTCTGGTCCTGGAGCAGAACCTGTGGTCCTGCATCCCTGGGGAGGACACCATCATGAACGTCCCGGGCTTCTTCCTGGTGCGGAGAGAGAACCCAGAGTACTTTCCACGGGGCAGCAGTTACTGGGACCGCTGTGTGGTCGGCGGGTACCTCTCGCCCAAGGCCGTGTCAGACACATTTGAGAAGGTCGTGGCGGGCTCCATTAATTGGCCGGCCATCGGGTCCCTCTTGGACTACGTGATCCGCCCGGCTCCACCCCCTGAGGCCTTGACGCTGGAAGTGCAGTACGAGCAGAACCGGCACCTCGTGATTGACTTCCTGCCCTCGGTGACGCTTGGGGACACGGTCCTTGTGGCCAGGCCTCACCGGCTGGCCCAGTACGATAACCTCTGGAGGCTGAGCTTGCGGCCTGCGGAGACTGCCCGCCTCCGGGCCTTGGACCAGGATGACGCGGGCTGTCGAGCACTGTGCCTCAAGATCCTCAAGGCCATATGCAAGTCCAGCCCGGCCTTGGGCCACCTCACTGCCAGTCAGCTCACGAATGTCATTCTCCACTTGGCCCAAGAGGAGACTGACTGGTCTCAGGACATGCTTGCTGACCGCTTTCTGCAAGCTCTCCGAGCCTTGATTGGCTACTTGGAGGCTGGAGTTCTGCCTAGCGCCCTGAACCCCAAGGTGAACCTATTTTCAGAGCTTACCCCTGGAGAAATAGATGAATTGGGATACACCCTTTATTGCTCATTATCTGAGCCAGAGGTCCTGTTGCAGACGTAAGGGGCGGGGGGAGAGCCACGAGAGGTATTAGGTGGTCAGGCCTTGGATGCAGCCAGAAGCACCATCCAGGCTCCGCTGCTGGGGCAGTCCCTCGCCGGATTCCTCGGTGCCTCCAGTCTTGCTGGTCATCACCGAGTCAGTACCTGCCAACTAGAATGGCCTTTTCTTGCCctgccctcctttttttttaatttcctgtcaCCAAGCACTGTGCTCCTCATTTTTTTCACTGTCCCTCCAGCAAAACCAACTTCCATAAAGTGCAGCAAGGGGATGGGGCAGGGGGAGCAGGCTGATAAGTCACATGGTGACTTGTGTTGAGGTCACGGCCTCTTCAGCTGCCCGACCTGGCCCTATTTTCTGTGTGTCTTATAATATTGTCCCTTTGTACGTCTGGTTCCTTTCCCTGGAGCACGTCTGCTTGATCAAGATACTGTCTCATAAGTGAATGTTGCTCTGTAGCTATGAGTGAATATTTATGAATTGCATTCTGCATGGCGAATGAGTTATCTAGGATCTGTGGGGGTGGGTGTTTGGGGCTGGCCCCAGAACCACATTTCTGGTTGCAGAGGCAGAAGGGAGACAGCCTCTGCAGGTGTCGGTGGGCCTGCCCCTCCTTCCGGCTCCTTCATCTG contains these protein-coding regions:
- the LOC127538324 gene encoding mitochondrial dynamics protein MID51, with translation MAGTGERKGKGKKDDNGIGTAIDFVLSNARLVLGVGGAAMLGIATLAVKRMYDRAISAPSSPTRLSHSGKRSWEEPSWMGSSRLLQQDMKTSLSRSLQTLPTDSSAFDTDGFYPPRPKPATKKSQVDLKKSRLRLSLQEKLIAYYRNRAAIPPGEQARAKQAAVDICAELRSFLRAKLPDMPLRDMYLSGSLYDDLQVVTADHIQLIVPLVLEQNLWSCIPGEDTIMNVPGFFLVRRENPEYFPRGSSYWDRCVVGGYLSPKAVSDTFEKVVAGSINWPAIGSLLDYVIRPAPPPEALTLEVQYEQNRHLVIDFLPSVTLGDTVLVARPHRLAQYDNLWRLSLRPAETARLRALDQDDAGCRALCLKILKAICKSSPALGHLTASQLTNVILHLAQEETDWSQDMLADRFLQALRALIGYLEAGVLPSALNPKVNLFSELTPGEIDELGYTLYCSLSEPEVLLQT